A genomic segment from Colletotrichum higginsianum IMI 349063 chromosome 5, whole genome shotgun sequence encodes:
- a CDS encoding BSD domain-containing protein, with product MDLAYDYIQESSLPKDADKKTGDAKDSNPDQPQHSLNDELQEAYKAISSSAWGMRIGGFLGNAVKQGQVVYKEASKEVTELGGDAAKGFTSIISRTRSLTVNTAQGESSGDKGKETDSQTTPTKTRDQASDEEAMSSSENYLARLRSEAAKRLKDLQKAEDAADEALLRFGTNISNFLKEAVSIAPPSDSNNQGSTVMFESKDAQGKRVIHTSRQDAQLHVIHTSTEGFAKDPATEEFTTWAKAFDVEKKTAEISDDLNKYPELRTTMEKLVPDQVPYAEFWKRYYFLRHGLEAAETRRRDLLKAASAEDEVGWDDDSEDEAARAPTSAPTSAPTSAPTSAPTSAPTAAPAAPATPSASASTSTAPAASAPTSAPAPAPKAEQKQVRPASVESSTTIQPPPTQTSGLKPAAESRKSNDEKSQADSDTSYDVVGATSGVPSQAPNSPKDSRKADDSDDDWDAPVFFVTKSDSLLSCSDYLFLLPRDCGESILVHLWFRLFLGRTNELRGVVHVDVVILIVLAIVLPVGLLVPALDFLVEPLNLGALAAFPLLAEAVNNVQVAFGYVSPQLDDLLGDVEAGLIVDVDLELVQHDLQQHGLDVLGVRLFGGDGGGDGLTVCDLGVGGEGLGDRAGEPVSLVGGVWAAPVVLYGEGQGRPHVQRQGNGLLESRLAGLWRRC from the exons ATGGATCTGGCTTACGATTACATTCAGGAGAGCTCGCTCCCTAAGGATgccgacaagaagacgggcGACGCCAAAGACTCTAATCCCGATCAGCCGCAACATTCGCTCAATGATGAACTTCAGGAGGCGTACAAGGCCATATCATCTAGCGCCTGGGGCATGCGAATTGGTGGTTTCTTGGGAAATGCTGTGAAGCAG GGACAAGTAGTCTACAAGGAGGCTTCCAAGGAAGTTACCGAACTCGGCGGAGACGCTGCCAAGGGCTTCACGTCCATCATCAGCCGCACTCGATCGCTGACCGTCAACACGGCGCAAGGAGAGTCTTCTGGggacaagggcaaggagacCGACAGCCAGACGACGCCGACCAAGACTCGAGACCAGGCATCGGACGAGGAGGCTATGAGCAGTTCGGAGAACTATTTGGCGAGGCTCCGCTCTGAGGCTGCCAAACGGCTCAAAGACTTGCAAAAAgccgaagacgccgccgacgaggctcTCCTTCGTTTCGGCACCAACATTAGCAACTTCCTTAAAGAGGCGGTCAGCATCGCGCCGCCCTCGGATTCCAACAACCAAGGAAGCACTGTTATGTTCGAGAGCAAGGATGCACAAGGGAAACGCGTCATTCATACTTCGCGGCAGGACGCCCAGCTGCACGTCATACACACGAGCACCGAGGGCTTCGCAAAGGACCCCGCGACGGAGGAATTTACTACATGGGCCAAGGCTTTTGACGttgagaagaagacggctGAGATAAGCGACGACTTGAACAAATACCCCGAACTGCGAACGACGATGGAGAAGCTTGTGCCCGATCAGGTTCCTTATGCTGAATTCTGGAAGAGATACTACTTCCTCAGACACggtctcgaggccgccgagacccGACGACGTGACTTGCTCAAGG CTGCATCTGCCGAAGACGAAGTTGGTTGGGACGACGATTCTGAGGATGAGGCTGCCCGTGCTCCGACTTCTGCCCCGACTTCTGCCCCGACTTCTGCCCCGACTTCTGCCCCGACTTCTGCCCCGactgctgctcctgctgctcctgctactccttctgcttctgcttctacTTCCACTGCccctgctgcctctgcccCTACATCTGCCCCTGCTCCTGCTCCAAAGGCCGAGCAGAAGCAAGTGCGCCCCGCATCGGTCGAATCCTCCACCACGAtccagcccccccccacacagACCTCCGGCCTCAAACCTGCCGCCGAGTCCCGTAAGTCGAACGACGAGAAGTCCCAGGCCGACAGCGACACAAGCTACGATGTTGTGGGTGCCACATCCGGTGTGCCCAGCCAGGCTCCCAATAGCCCCAAGGATTCCCGCAAGGCCGACGatagcgacgacgactgggA TGCACCGGTTTTCTTTGTGACCAAGTCGGATTCTCTTCTCTCGTGCTCGGATTATTtatttcttcttcctcgtgACTGTGGTGAAtccatcctcgtccacctcTGGTTCCGGCTTTTCCTTGGGCGCACGAACGAGCTGCGGGgcgtcgtccatgtcgacgtcgtcatcctcatcgtcctcgctATCGTCCTCCCAGTCGGTCTCCTGGTCCCCGCCCTCGACTTTCTTGTAGAGCCCCTCAACCTTGGCGCCCTTGCGGCTTTCCCACTTCTTGCGGAGGCTGTCAACAACGTCCAAGTTGCCTTTGGCTATGTCTCCCCTCAGCTTGATGATctgctcggcgacgtcgaagccggtctcatcgtcgacgttgacctCGAACTCGTCCAGCATGACCTGCAGCAGCATGGTCTCGACGTACTCGGTGTCAGGCTCTTCgggggcgatggcggcggggacggccTGACCGTTTGTGATCTTGGAGTAGGCGGGgaaggcctcggcgaccgCGCCGGCGAACCAGTCTCTCTTGTCGGCGGAGTCTGGGCCGCCCCAGTGGTTCTGTACGGCGAGGGACAGGGCCGGCCACATGTGCAGCGACAGGGCAACGGCCTGCTCGAAAGCCGACTGGCAGGCCTCTGGAGGAGATGTTAG